The following is a genomic window from Flavobacterium crassostreae.
AAAAGTGATAGCTGCTGGTTCTGTAAATAATACAGAGTCTGACATACTACAACCTGTTGTATTATCCGTAACCGTTACAGTATAGGTGTTTGCAGTTAATCCGGACAAAGTAATTACATCATTTATATTTGTTATTTGAGCAGGTGGAAGCACTGGAGAAGTTACTACCGTATAATTTGCCGATGCACTAAATCCTGTAACAGTAAATGTAGCAGAACCATTGCTATTGCTACCATTTAAAACATTACAGAATACCGGATTCTGAACTGCTCCTGCAATTTGAATTTTGGTAACTTCATTTATACTAATTCGTTCTTGGTCTTTACAGCCTTTACTATCGATTACTTCAAAGGTATACTCTCCAGGAGCCAATCCTGAGAATTGGTTAGCAGTTTGTACTACTCCTGGTGGTAATGTTGGCGGAACCATGGCATAAGTTACGGTTCCAAACCCGGTACCAGTGGTGGTATTAATTGTTACAGTACTGGTTGTATCTCCAAGGCCTTGTTGTACACAATATACTGGTGTAGCTGTAAGGCTAGCAATGGTTGGTGGATTTAAAGCATCTATAATTACAGAGTCACTAGTTATACAACCATGATTATCTTTTACATAAATAGTAAATGTTCCCGCGGTGTAGGTTTGGTAAATGTCTTGACTTGAAAAATTAATCCCATCAAGTCCATACTCATAAGGGCCTGTCCCTCCAGAACCTACAATGTTTATGGTAGCTTTTTGAGCAGCATTAGATTGTCCACAGGTTAATGGATCTATAATTGTAGCTGTGGCCGTCAAAGGTGCTGGTAATGGAACTATTACAGATTGTATTAATTCACAACCTCTTCCGGAGGTAACTTTAACGGAATATGTTCCGGATAGCAATCCATTAAACACATTAGAAGATTGAGCAATTGCAGTTTGTGGTCCAGCTATAATTTCGTAGGTATAGGTTGGATTATCATTTCCAGCACCTAAGATAACTGTAATGCTTCCGTTTGCAGCACCCAAACACAATGGTGGTTTGGTGGTGCTAGTAAAACTAACCGGACTTGGCGCTCCTAAGGTTACCGTAGCAGTTGTACTACAATTAGTCGGTGTAGCAGTATCTGTGATGGTCACAATATACGTATCGGCTGGTAATCCGGTAATCGTATTTCCGGTAATAGTACCTGCTACTGGATTTATCGTATAGGTGTACGTTCCTGCTCCAGTACCGCCAGAACCAGTTAAGGTAATTTGGCCATCGTTATTGGCACAGCTTGGCAAGGAGTTAATAGTAGGAATTATAGAAAGAGGACTTGCAATTGTAATGGATTTAGTATCCGTACAACTGTTTGCATCTTTAATAGTTACGGTATGTATACCAGAATTTAAGTTTGTAATTCTATATGGCAAACCTAATAAAGGGGTAAAAACACTGCCATCCACACTTATCATGTATGCACCAATACCGGCTGTTACTTCCGAAACATCCATTTCAAAATTGCCTTCACTAACGCATTTGTTTACAATAGCTAAAGCAATTTCAGGCTTAGGGTCTTTTACAATAGTGGTGTTCAAGGCAAAGGTACATCCTTTAGCATCTTTAACTAAAATATTCCAATTAGAACCTAAATTGTAATCCAAGTCCAAGATATTGTTACCTAGATTGAATACCGTAGGGGTTGTTGGATTCAAAGCTACTGCATAAGTATACGGTCCGGTTCCTCCTGTAGTGTTTAGGGTAATTTGTGCTGGATTGTCACAAGTAGCATTAACCGTATTGGTTAGGATTGATTTTAATGGTTGTGCAGGTTGGGTTACCTCAAAGGTATAGGCCGCAGAACAAAGTGTACCTCCGGCTTCTTTAACTTGAAGGACATAGTTCCCAGCTTTTAGATTGGTAATATTTCCTGAAACTGGCCCTCCGGCAGTACCGCTTAAAGTACCATCAATTGGAGTACTTAATGGCAATAAGGTTAGTGCGTCTACCACTTTGTATTCAATATCTGTAACGGTTGGATCAAAATTTTGAACCGTAAATGCTAACGTTCCAGATGCAGAGGCATTACAACTAACATTGGTGCTGGTTGTTGCCGCTATGTTAATAGTGGATGGTGCTGGTGGCATGGTTGCCTCTAATATAGAAATACACATATTGGAGTCTCTTACCTGTAAAAAGTAAGTCACACCATGTAAAAGCCCCGCAAAAGTATGGGAATTGCTAGCTGTTGCAGCAGTTTCTGTTTGTCCGAAGATAGAATACTTATAGGGACCAGTACCACCACTAGTAGTAACGGTATAATCGATACCTGTTGCGCAGTTATTGGTATCTATTAAACCTAATAGTTGCAAGTAAGGTGGGGTTTCAATTCGTAATTTATTGGTTTTAAATTCACAACCTTTGGCGTCTACAATTGTAATATAATAATCCCCAAAATTAAGACCTGCAAAAGTATGCACCGGCGTTACTGCGGCTGCAGTCTCTGTATAAGTTGCTATTTCTGTAAAAGAATTGTCATACAATTTATATACATAAGGTGCCGTACCACCTGAGGCTACATTTACCTCTAGACTCCCTGGAGTATTTGCATTACACAAAATAGGATTTGCTTTTATGGTGGCTACAATAGCTGCAGGGTCTGTTAGAGTAACTGTTCCTGTTGCCTCACAACCCTTGGCGTCAATAACCCTATAGGTATAAATTCCGGCTACTAGGCCTCCAAAACTAGCTGTTGCTTTTGGGGTTCCTCCGTTAATACTGTACTTAAATGGTATTTCTCCTGTTAAACCAGTGAGTGTTATGGATCCATTACTAAACCCATTACATGTTGGATCCAAATGCGTTTCTGAGGCCGTTACCACCACAGGTGCAACTACAGTAATGCTTTTGGTGTTGGTGATACAACCTTTACTATCGGTTATTTCAAATTCATAGTTTCCGGGATTAAGTGTTTTGTATACAAACGACGAACCCGTAACCGGAATAGTACTGCCTAATGTTCCACTGTTATATTTTACTTTATAACTAAAACTAGCAAAACCTCCAAGGATATCTACCTTAATTTCTGCCTCTTCTGGATTTGCACAACTAAGATCTTTTATTAATTTAATTTCAGATTCTAGTACTTTATTTACGGTAATGTTTTGGATATCCGTACAGCCATTTTTATCGGTTACGGTTACAACATACGTTCCAGCAACTACCGTGAAAATATTTTTATCTACACCAGTTGGAGCTTGCCCTGTATTTATGGTATAGGTATAGGGTGCAACTCCTAATGTGGAAGCCTCTATCCTAAATGAATTTGCAGAAGCGGTACATTGGTTGGTTACTGCTAGGGTTAAATTTGGTTTAACATCTTGAGTGATGGTTACATCAATTGGAGCCGTAATTGTACAACCGTTGTTATCTTTTACCCAAACATCCCAGTTTAAGGAAATTAATGGATCCAAATTGGCAACATTGGTAGTTACATAGTCTGCCGCAATTGGAGTTACGCCGTCTTTTACAAAGGCATAATTGTAGTTTGGTGTACCTCCAGTAGCAGTAATAGTTACAACTGCATAAGGAATTTGGCAATTAGCATTTACATTACTATCTAATAGTGCGGTTACTGCAGTTGCTGGTTCTTTAATTTCTAGAACCGAACTTGCAGTGCAATTAGTTGCTGCATCTGTAACGGTATAGGTGTAAATACCTTTGGCTAAACCAGTATAGGTAACCGTTTTACCTCCATTGGTAATTATTTCTGTAGGAGTAACCACTACACTTCCTAAAGATAAGGAGTGGCTGTAAGTAGTCGCGTAATTGTCTGCTATAAATTCTAAAGAACCAATATTGACTCCAAAACATTTATTATCCTTTAGTTTGTTACCTATAACGGTAATTTTAATGACATCTTTTAATTGGTAGTCATCCGTATAATAACACCCATTGGCATCTGTAACTCTAAAAGTATAGGTTCCTGGAGTTAAATTAGTAAAAGTACCGCTTGTTTGTTTTGCTACTATTATAGGGGAAGGCGCAATGGTTTCATAATATAAAGTGCCAACTCCATTTGTTGCAGCTACGGTTAGATTAGTGGTACTAGCCCCGCAGGTTATAGCACCCGCAGGAGTAAAAGATAAGGCTGTTGGCGGGTTTAGTCGGTTTAGAATGCCACTGCCGCCAATTGTACATTCGTTTTTATCTTTTACATCATAGGTGTAAGAAACATCTTGTGTTGTATTGTTAATAACCAAGGTGTTGTTGGAGGTGTAATTACCTCCATTAAAACTATATGTGTATGGGGCAGTTCCGCCCGTTGGTAGATTGATTACTACAGAACCTCCAATTTTTGTATTAGAACTAGAACATGAAAATATGGTTTCAGTGACCGTAGCTTCTAATTTATTTAACGGCTCTGTGATAGTTACTGTGGTTGTACCGACACAACCTTTGCTGTCTTTAACATAAAAAGTATATGCTGTTGCAGATGGAGAAAGGTTAATAAATAAAGAAGTCCCTACATACGTAATTCCATCCTTACTATAGGTATATCCTCCAGAACCACCATTAGCTAGTAATTGTACCGTACCGTTATTGGCTCCTTTACAAGTAACTTGTGTTGGCGTAGCCTGTAGCGTAGGGTTGACAATTGCATTAACTTTGGCATCTACTGAAGTAGTACATCCTTTAGAATCAATTATTTCAAATTTATAATCGCCTGCTGTCGGAGCAGTATAGGTGAATGTTGTTGTTCCATTTGGTAAATTAATGGCCGGTAAGGTTCCATTTACGGTATAAGAATACTCTTGCGTGCCACCAGTTATTGAAACTACAATAGCTGCCCCTGTGGTATCACAACGCAATTCGGCAACAGAATCTACTTTTGCCTTTAGAGCATTAGCAACCAAAATACCTGTAATAGTTGTAGTACAGCTATTAGCGTCTGTAACAGTGATGGTATAATTGCCTGGTATTACCTCAAAGGTATTGCCAACTGGTGCTTGACCTGTATTTATACTGTAAGTAAACGGCGCTGTTCCGGTTCCAGCAGTTACATTGGCGGTCAATTTTACTTTATTGGTTCCGTCATAACATAAGGAAACTGAAGTATCTAAAGTAGCTACAACAGGATTTGGAGCCGTTACCGCTACTAAAGCAGATTCTGCAGATACACATTGATTGGCATCCCGAACTACTACAACGTAATTTCCTAGAGCTATATCACTAAAAACTGCCGTATTGGTGTAGGCCACTACAATTGTTCCGTCTGTTTTTCTTAATTCATACTCGTAGCCTGGGGTTCCACCCGAAGCCACTGCAGTGATTGTTGCACCGGTTATACAAGTAGGTAATGTAGTTACACTAGCTGTTACCGTAGCAGGTGTAGGTGCAGTTATCGGTTGTGAAAAGTCAAAAGAACAAGTACTTGCTAGATTGTCATATCGTATTTTAATTGCATAGGTTTGCGCTGCTAAACCGGTTATAGTAACTGGAGAGGTTTTTGTATTGGTCCAGTTTGTACCGTTATCTATGGAGTAATCAAAACCATAAACGGTATTAAAGTTTTCGGCAGCAATAGTTATGGTTCCATCATTGGATGTAGGGCATTTTAAATTTGTAGCACCTGTTACCGAAGCTGCAAATTTTTTGTCTGTTGGAACTTTAATAGGAAAATCTTTTTTAGCAATACATGATTCTGGTAGTTGGTAAACTCTAATATCGTCAATCGCAACATCATTACCATCTGTAGCTCTTTTATTAGATCTAATAATAAATTTTAAAGACGTATTTGCTCCTGGATTAAGAGTAACAGCTGTTTTAGGATAAACTTCCCATTTTTCTGATTTTGGAATGTCTCCTGTTGCAAACCATGAAATTTCTGTACCTGAAGCATCTACCAAAGCAACTCTTAAGTCCGCATCAATATCGCTGCTTGTATTCCTAAGTAAATTCATTGCATAAAGCTCAAAATTTATAGGTTGGTTAGGAATAATATCATTTATAACTTTTTGATATAAAATATCAGTAAGAGCTATCTGATTACCAATATTTACTACTAAGCTTCTCCCTTTAGGGGTGGGAGGTACAGTTTGAGTTGTATGATCTCCTGGTTGTACCCATGAGCCATAAGGATTAACGATAAATGATGTTACAGAATAGTCTCCATCATTTATAGCTGGGCTACCTTTACATTGTGTAGCTACCACCTGTCTTTCAAAACAATAAAGTGCTGTACTAATACCTGGTGAGGTTGTATCTTCACCGTATCCAAAAGTCTCTAGTAATAAGTTGCTATACGTTGTTGTTTTTAATAATTTATAATTTACAGTAATTTGATGGTCTCCAGAGGTAACGTTTAAAAATACCTTAGGATCTGTTGTATTGGGATTTTTGACACCATCTATAAAATACTCGTACTCATAGTTGCTACTGCCTGGGTTGGTTACCGTAACGGTACTTGTTGCGGTGCCATCACAATTAAACCCAGAAGTTGTAACTGTGATTGTTGGTGCAGCTGGTACGGGATCTAAAATTACGGGATACGGAATGGTATAAGTACAATTCAATGCGTCTTTTACCAATAAGGTATACGTTCCAGGTAAAACCGCTTTTTCATTGGTGCTTTGCCAAGTAGCTCCTCCATCAAAACTATAGGTATAGGGTGTAACTCCTCCTTCGACATTAGTAATACGGATAGTACCTCCTTGATTGGATAGTGTACAACCTGCCAATTGGGATACTCCTGCTGAGGCAGTTAAACTATTTGCTGGTGGGGCTATGGTTATGGTTTTAGGGCCATCCAAACATTCGGTAATTACTCCATTAGTAGCTGTAGAGGCATATTTAAGAACTACTTGGTAATCTCCAGCAACTTGGTTTAAAAATACTGGATCAGTAGTAAAGGTCGCTCCATTATCAATACTATATGTTAAAGTATATCCATTAGGATTGGTAACCTTAAAGCTAATACTTGCTTTGTCATCAGAACAATTTAGAGTAGTAGCCTCAACGGTATAGGTTGGCTTTGCAACTTCGTCAACATGTATAATTGGGAGCGTTATTCTACAACCTACTGCGTCTACAACTTCAATTTGGTAATTACCTCCTGGAGGCAATGGTTTAATAATTGGAATTATAGGGCTAGTTTGCGCAACCGTACTTCCGTTAACAAAATAATAATAATATGGTGGGGTTCCTACTACAGGGGTTCCTCCTGAAGCTACTACGGTTATTTCTCCGTTTTCGCAAGTAAGGTTTTTTGTTATAGATGCGGTAGCTTTTAATATTTTGGGTAAAAAATCTACTACTTCTTTTTTATAACAGCCATCCGCTGTAGTTATGATTACATCATATCTTCCTGCTCCAATGCCGGAATAATTATAATAGTTATTATCTATTAAACCAGAATCTCCTACAGTATCTGTAGTGCCTTCTTTATTAATAACAAAACGGTACTGTTTGTTAACATCATTGGCAGTTATACCTATATACCCCTTATCTGCACAGTGCCTTGCATCAGATGTAATTGTTACTGAAAAAACTTGATCCAAAATAGTAGCTTTCACTTTAAATTCGCATAATTTAGTGTTGGGGTCTGTTACAGGTACTATTTGTTTTATGCTAACGGTATAATTTCCGGCAGCTAAATTTTGAAAAACATTAGCGTCTTGATAATTTATTCCATCTATGCTATACTTATAACCACTACCTAATGGAGGATTTGTTACCGTTATGGATCCCTTTGTATCACAGATGTTGTTTTTAACTGCAATCTTAGGGTCTAAAGGATTTTGGTACACATTAAAGTAGAAGGTACTCAAACATACATCCGTATAATTAATGATTACTCTAAAAAACCCGGGGCTATCCGCAACAAAATTAGAACCCGTAGCTACATTGGTCCAAGTTGCTGTAGGGCTTTCATTAGGGCAAGAATCTGGTAACGTTGGATTAACATCTGTGGTTTGTTGCCACAAAATGCTTTTAGCAGTTGCCAGATTAATATTAAGTGTACGGCTATCATTTTTGCCACATAAAAATATTTTAGGTAACGGTTTTAAATTATTTA
Proteins encoded in this region:
- a CDS encoding T9SS type B sorting domain-containing protein, which translates into the protein MKKPTFLKHLFICLLVLSSLNIFAQAYVNFSPRYDSDINGDILLIGNSILNRQSIATASNNPNKAYNGGKLNSDTDFNMNYINVSPSAGIFNSSSANLVLPDPTCSKIVYAGLYWSAVTRGTETITAVKFKMPTGNYNDVTGTVIYNAGTGSIGTSKPYACFADVTTLINSLGATPVSGTYTVGNISTAQGKNGGTGLSAGWSLFIVYENVFLPRKSITSFDGFNAIGGSNNLTIPISGFRTIPNGPVKAKFAFSAMEGDLGIGGDYLSINGVKMTPPERPAVVPLWFWDGFQETIYDWDSKDNFFNSSVTSMGAVVTNRNPASTNTLGFDAGVFEIDNPINDPVNNPGGSVLDNNQTSAEIFLGSSQDAYFYYFNALAVEIIAPDIILDKGVTDVNDDNVSNANVQPGDELRYSISFQNDGNDDATNFTITDKLPVNVIFDVNNDILQLPDGVKVLSYDSVTRTIVFSIEDRLVMNSGGKYTIKFRVIVAGCENLADACSNVIKNIAFSKYKGVINPSEFGSDSFAVNVGCKREASSTNFLVGLDNCTLKETVALCGTSIELKAPNGYPYYSWTDPSGVVVGGNNQVITATKTGTYTVITSGANPCIGINKTFEVINPLGIQESNPINAWADNIDPTTGLPFKCVNNLKPLPKIFLCGKNDSRTLNINLATAKSILWQQTTDVNPTLPDSCPNESPTATWTNVATGSNFVADSPGFFRVIINYTDVCLSTFYFNVYQNPLDPKIAVKNNICDTKGSITVTNPPLGSGYKYSIDGINYQDANVFQNLAAGNYTVSIKQIVPVTDPNTKLCEFKVKATILDQVFSVTITSDARHCADKGYIGITANDVNKQYRFVINKEGTTDTVGDSGLIDNNYYNYSGIGAGRYDVIITTADGCYKKEVVDFLPKILKATASITKNLTCENGEITVVASGGTPVVGTPPYYYYFVNGSTVAQTSPIIPIIKPLPPGGNYQIEVVDAVGCRITLPIIHVDEVAKPTYTVEATTLNCSDDKASISFKVTNPNGYTLTYSIDNGATFTTDPVFLNQVAGDYQVVLKYASTATNGVITECLDGPKTITIAPPANSLTASAGVSQLAGCTLSNQGGTIRITNVEGGVTPYTYSFDGGATWQSTNEKAVLPGTYTLLVKDALNCTYTIPYPVILDPVPAAPTITVTTSGFNCDGTATSTVTVTNPGSSNYEYEYFIDGVKNPNTTDPKVFLNVTSGDHQITVNYKLLKTTTYSNLLLETFGYGEDTTSPGISTALYCFERQVVATQCKGSPAINDGDYSVTSFIVNPYGSWVQPGDHTTQTVPPTPKGRSLVVNIGNQIALTDILYQKVINDIIPNQPINFELYAMNLLRNTSSDIDADLRVALVDASGTEISWFATGDIPKSEKWEVYPKTAVTLNPGANTSLKFIIRSNKRATDGNDVAIDDIRVYQLPESCIAKKDFPIKVPTDKKFAASVTGATNLKCPTSNDGTITIAAENFNTVYGFDYSIDNGTNWTNTKTSPVTITGLAAQTYAIKIRYDNLASTCSFDFSQPITAPTPATVTASVTTLPTCITGATITAVASGGTPGYEYELRKTDGTIVVAYTNTAVFSDIALGNYVVVVRDANQCVSAESALVAVTAPNPVVATLDTSVSLCYDGTNKVKLTANVTAGTGTAPFTYSINTGQAPVGNTFEVIPGNYTITVTDANSCTTTITGILVANALKAKVDSVAELRCDTTGAAIVVSITGGTQEYSYTVNGTLPAINLPNGTTTFTYTAPTAGDYKFEIIDSKGCTTSVDAKVNAIVNPTLQATPTQVTCKGANNGTVQLLANGGSGGYTYSKDGITYVGTSLFINLSPSATAYTFYVKDSKGCVGTTTVTITEPLNKLEATVTETIFSCSSSNTKIGGSVVINLPTGGTAPYTYSFNGGNYTSNNTLVINNTTQDVSYTYDVKDKNECTIGGSGILNRLNPPTALSFTPAGAITCGASTTNLTVAATNGVGTLYYETIAPSPIIVAKQTSGTFTNLTPGTYTFRVTDANGCYYTDDYQLKDVIKITVIGNKLKDNKCFGVNIGSLEFIADNYATTYSHSLSLGSVVVTPTEIITNGGKTVTYTGLAKGIYTYTVTDAATNCTASSVLEIKEPATAVTALLDSNVNANCQIPYAVVTITATGGTPNYNYAFVKDGVTPIAADYVTTNVANLDPLISLNWDVWVKDNNGCTITAPIDVTITQDVKPNLTLAVTNQCTASANSFRIEASTLGVAPYTYTINTGQAPTGVDKNIFTVVAGTYVVTVTDKNGCTDIQNITVNKVLESEIKLIKDLSCANPEEAEIKVDILGGFASFSYKVKYNSGTLGSTIPVTGSSFVYKTLNPGNYEFEITDSKGCITNTKSITVVAPVVVTASETHLDPTCNGFSNGSITLTGLTGEIPFKYSINGGTPKATASFGGLVAGIYTYRVIDAKGCEATGTVTLTDPAAIVATIKANPILCNANTPGSLEVNVASGGTAPYVYKLYDNSFTEIATYTETAAAVTPVHTFAGLNFGDYYITIVDAKGCEFKTNKLRIETPPYLQLLGLIDTNNCATGIDYTVTTSGGTGPYKYSIFGQTETAATASNSHTFAGLLHGVTYFLQVRDSNMCISILEATMPPAPSTINIAATTSTNVSCNASASGTLAFTVQNFDPTVTDIEYKVVDALTLLPLSTPIDGTLSGTAGGPVSGNITNLKAGNYVLQVKEAGGTLCSAAYTFEVTQPAQPLKSILTNTVNATCDNPAQITLNTTGGTGPYTYAVALNPTTPTVFNLGNNILDLDYNLGSNWNILVKDAKGCTFALNTTIVKDPKPEIALAIVNKCVSEGNFEMDVSEVTAGIGAYMISVDGSVFTPLLGLPYRITNLNSGIHTVTIKDANSCTDTKSITIASPLSIIPTINSLPSCANNDGQITLTGSGGTGAGTYTYTINPVAGTITGNTITGLPADTYIVTITDTATPTNCSTTATVTLGAPSPVSFTSTTKPPLCLGAANGSITVILGAGNDNPTYTYEIIAGPQTAIAQSSNVFNGLLSGTYSVKVTSGRGCELIQSVIVPLPAPLTATATIIDPLTCGQSNAAQKATINIVGSGGTGPYEYGLDGINFSSQDIYQTYTAGTFTIYVKDNHGCITSDSVIIDALNPPTIASLTATPVYCVQQGLGDTTSTVTINTTTGTGFGTVTYAMVPPTLPPGVVQTANQFSGLAPGEYTFEVIDSKGCKDQERISINEVTKIQIAGAVQNPVFCNVLNGSNSNGSATFTVTGFSASANYTVVTSPVLPPAQITNINDVITLSGLTANTYTVTVTDNTTGCSMSDSVLFTEPAAITFDVSATNVYCVQNQSKITISNVSGGTGNYSYAAVVSGSSITPVTTFYPTPELSVNTNLTNLVWDVYVKDARGCIASKPITIILDPLPTVTVDSYSQCPDASGKYTVTLTGTGVGLGTANYYYSIGAGYQTSNTFVISNPATYSVSVKDANGCISSTAVNFTIFKPLQLDYTVNTLPSCDVADGSVTLTATGGTTPTPTYEYKQSIVGTYSSSNTYAGLLAGTYTFYVRDVTTGCENSVVVTLKAATPITGLAAVSTKTNCFADANGTITVSMDAPSIGVNDNPIYTFALTGTTITGTTVIRPAQSSMFFNNLEAGTYTVTATSGRKCAATVSVSVLQPELIEITNLVTVPFACNIGTNGAKYATITVNTVIGGSGNYTIYEFIKNGTTVVQRGSSNVFTEANYAGGTYTVNVYDDKNCKGTYPSGITIAPYQALDKIKVAVTTAVTCTNLESVTATAVDNTGATITGITYTLADATGTPLQTNNSGIFTNLGVGNYAITALNPTTLCSIQAIHYVNEPNTFELKAIKTSDVQCVGSNEGAVTVNLIDTQINPSDDAGAFSYVVSGPTPSSGSTTTAGPLNLTGLTAGIYTVSATLLNSPFCSVSTIFTIDQPIKVLSVAETHTSITCITANNNGSIQANATGGWPGGYEYQLLFNGSEKVAYSATYKFTDLIAGNYVVNVKDKKGCIASVPVVLVNPQPIATTVSLNTNLLDCFDDTSGILTVGAVTGGSGNYTYTLSGTLTDGTTITKGPQIGKVFTDLKGGSYLVTVTDDWTCSATSNTVLLNEPSRVKATLIVQTPESCLVAPQVRLTASGGTAPYYYSADGVNYSVSFANSVVITLPTTAVKAQYQYYVKDSKGCKSSISNSIDFAPIPTLNFVSLNKVDIKCKGSVTGSITAVAQGGLGSYLYSLLNSAGNPIVPTPMQISAGNFVNLAAGNYTVKVTSADCDYSVPIAIAEPLLSLVSSATKQDITCNGLRNGKIEVVASGGTGQIKYAISPNLNQFFDSGIFNNLKADTYQVLVQDAQGCYLTYDFEIKQPPILYGSLITSSVVPEICSGDNDAAFNIEIAGGVAPYSVSLDDYYGVYTQGAIGQTIFNFMNISGGAHTVYIKDASGCTSEIDVATPQPVVINGIATVRYDCVNNTQANTITVTYDASNNPADLDFDLDGLGNYQTSNIFENVAPGPHTITVRHTNGCIKTTPEFKVVQVDPLALVVVDGDLNQIKATTTGGAGNYTYSFDGGAFSSNATFVLYQSGIHTVEVRDKNGCTATLSRQFEVVDVCIPNYFTPNGDGYLDTWAPGCTNNYPDLSFSIFDRYGRLIAKYKLGQKWDGKYNGEELPSGDYWYTLKLNNNKDDREFVGHFTLYR